The segment CCGTCGCTCCAGTTGTACAGCTGTTCCTTGAGCTGGTATTCGATGACCTGGCGCTTTTCTTCGACGACCAGGATTTCCTCGAGCCCGCGGGCGAACTGGCGCACGCCTTCCGGTTCCAGCGGCCAGACCATGCCGACCTTGAAAATGCGCAGACCGATGCCGGAAGCGGTGGCTTCGTCGATACCCAGGTCATCCAGCGCCTGCATCACATCGAGATAGGATTTGCCGGTGGTGATGATGCCAAGGCGCGCCGCGGGCGAATCGAGCACCACCCGGTTGAGTTTGTTGGCGCGCGCGTAGGCGAGGGCGGCGTAGAGCCGGTGGTGCAGCACACGCTTTTCCTGCACGAGTGGCGGATCCGGCCAGCGGATATTGAGGCCACCTTCCGGAATCGGAAAATCCTCCGGCAGCACGATGTTCAGGCGCTCGGGGGAGATATCGACGATGGCCGAGCTTTCGATGGTGTCGGTGATCGCTTTGATCGAGACCCAGCATCCCGAATAGCGACTCATCGCCCAGCCGTGCAGGCCGAAATCGATCACTTCCTGGACACCCGACGGATTGAGCACCGGAATCATCGAAGCGGCGAGAATGTGGTCGGACTGGTGCGGGAAGGTGGACGACTTGGCCGAATGGTCGTCGCCCGCCACGATCAGCACCCCGCCCAGCGGACTCGTGCCCGCGGCGTTGCCGTGCTTGAGCACGTCGCCTGACCGGTCGACGCCCGGTCCCTTTCCGTACCACATGGCGTACACGCCGTCGTACTTCGCGCCTTCGAACAGATTGACCTGCTGGGTGCCCCAGACGGCGGTCGCCGCGAGATCCTCGTTGAGGCCGGGATGAAACACCACCTGGCGCTCGCGCAGGTATTTGGCGGCCTTCTGCATGGTCTGGTCGACATTGCCCAGCGGCGAGCCGCGGTAGCCGGTGACGTAACCGGCGGTGTGGTGGCCCTGGGCGCGGTCGCGGTCCTGTTGCAGCATCGGCAGGCGGACCAGCGCCTGGATGCCGTTCATCAATACGTGCCCGGTTGGAGCGGTGTATTTCTCCTCCAGGTCGACATGCCGTATGGACATGTTGTCTCTCCTCTTTTCCTTCCGCTTGTGGCGAATGACTCCCGGGGTCTGGCGTTGTGCGCCGCCCTTTATTCCGTTCTAGACGTTCGGGATCGTTTTCGCGGACTATAGTTAACGTTCACGTTAACGTCAAAAGACTTGACGAATTGAGTCGCGAAGGTGAGGCGATTGTGCCAGCGCAGCATTTTTAGCCCGGCCCGTGTCAGCGGCGCCGTTTGCGGTTATCCTCATGAGACACTCATCGTTTCACCGAAAGACATCATGCAAGCTTCACCCAAGGACGGCGGCGCTTCGGCCGGTGCGCTGTACGCCGTCGGCGCCTACCTTTGCTGGGGACTGTTCCCGCTTTACTGGAAACCGCTGCACGGTATTCCCGCGTTCGAAATTCTCTGCCACCGCGTGTTCTGGTCGGCGTTGTTCGTGGCCGCGCTGCTGGTGGCGACACGCGGCGCCGGCCCGCTGCTGGCCAGCCTGCGCGATCCGCGTCGCGTCGGGGTGTTCGCGCTGTCGTCGCTGATGCTTTCCGCCAACTGGATGCTGTATATCTGGGCCGTCAACAGTGGTCACGTGGTCGAATCCAGCCTGGGGTATTTCATCAACCCGCTGTTCAATGTGTTCCTGGGGCGCATGGTGCTCGGCGAGCGGCTGGGCCGGGTGCAGGCGGTGTCGGTCGCCCTGGCGGCCGTCGGCGTGATCTGGCTGACCGTGCGGCTCGGGCAGGTGCCCTGGATCGCCCTGGCGCTGGCGGCATCATTCGGCCTGTACGGCCTCTTGCGCAAGCGGGCGCCCTTGCCGTCGCTGCAGGGGCTCGCGCTGGAAACCTTCCTGATGCTGCCCGTCGCCGCCGGTGTGCTGCTGTGGTGCGAGGCTTCGGGTATCGGCCACTTCGGCCATGTTTCCCTCCCGGAAAACCTGCTGCTGGCCGGCGCCGGCGTGGTGACGGCCGTGCCGCTATTGATGTTCGCCGCCGCCGCGCGCCGCCTGACGCTGACCTCGCTGGGCCTTGTCCAGTACATCAGCCCGACCATGCAGCTTTTGCTTGGCGTGCTGCTGTTCGGCGAGCCGTTCGGCGGCGACCGCCTCGCCGGTTTCGCCTTCATCTGGGCCGGCTTGCTGCTCTATTCCGGGCACAGTCTGCTGCGCTTCGCCAGACGGCCCGCCGCCGCGTAATGCCTTTTCGCGTCAGGCCGCCGTTGCGGCCCGACGTCTCCACAGCGGCCACAGGCTGGCCAGTCCCGCCATGGCGATCGCCGATCCGAGCCACAACGGCGCGGTCAGGCCCAGGCCTCGGTCGATCAGCATTCCTCCCAGATAGGATCCCGCCATCAGGCCCAGATTGATGACGGCCATGTGCATCGCGTTGACGAGCGCGCTGCCGTCGGCCACGCGCAGCACGCGGGTGACCATGGCCGGATTCATCGGCAATCCGGCGAGTCCGACCACCAGAACGCACGCCAGCGTCAGGGATCGCGACGCCGCGCCGAGCGCGAAAATGGCGAAAATGGCGCTCAGGCAGACCAGTCCGGCGGTGAGCACTTCGCGCGTGTGCCGGTCGGCGAACCGGCCGGTGATCGCGGTGCCCGCCACGGTCGCCACGCCGTAAACCGCGAATAGCCAGGGCACGCTGACGGGCTCGAAGCCGCTCAGTGTCGTGAAAATCGGCGTGAAATAGGTAAAGGCGGCGAACACCGCGCCGATGATCAGCGCGCTGGATGCATAGGCGGCCCAAAGGGGCCCCCCGGCCAGCGCCGCCAGCTGCCGGCGCAGCGGTTCATGACCCGGCGCGGGATCTTTGGGCGTGGAAAGTCCGATCGCCAGGCCGCAGGCGAAGGTCAGCGCCGCGACCAGCCAGAAATTCGCGCGCCAGCCGACATGCTGGTCGATCAGGGTGGCCATCGGCAGGCCCGCCACGGAGGAGAGCATCAGACCGCCCAGCACGACGGACGAGGCGCGCCCCATGCGTTCGAGTCCGACACGACCGGCGATCAGCGCCATGGCGGTGCCGAAGAACGCCGACTGGGCGACCCCCGAGATCACCCGCGACGCCATCATGGCCGGATAGCCGGTGGCGGTGGCGGCGATCACCTGCCCCACGCAGAACACCAGCAACAGGATTTGCAGGACGGTTTTGCGCGCGACACGGCGCAGCAGCACGGTCAGCACCGGGCCGCCGATCACGACACTGGCGGCGAATGCCGACACCAGATTGCCGATGTCGGGCAGGGGAACGGCGAAGTCCGCCGCGAGCGAGGGCATCATGCCGGCCACCATGAATTCCGATGTCGTCATGGAAAAGATGCAGGCCGCGAGCAGGTACACGATAAATGGCATGGAATGAACTCCGGTGAGGGGATGATACCGGAATGCTAGACCTCCGTTGTTTACCGAAAAATAAGCTAGTATTCCGTTTTATCAGGACAAATAATCCGGAATCAGGACGGGCATGAATACATTCGCGGGCGTTGGGGTATTTGTGGAAGTGGCGCGGCAAGGCAGTTTTGTCGCCGCCGGACGACGCCTGGCGATTTCGGCGTCCGCGGTGGGCAAAAGCATCGCGCGGCTCGAGGCCAGGCTCGGGGTGCGACTGTTCCACCGCAGCACGCGGCGCCTGTCGTTGACCGGCGAAGGGCAGCGTTACCTGATGCGCTGCCAGCGCATGCTCGAAGAACTCGAGGCGGCGGAGCAGGAACTGCAAAGCGCGGCCTTGCCGCGTGGACGGTTGCGTATCGGTCTGCCCAGCGAC is part of the Paludibacterium paludis genome and harbors:
- the rarD gene encoding EamA family transporter RarD, whose protein sequence is MQASPKDGGASAGALYAVGAYLCWGLFPLYWKPLHGIPAFEILCHRVFWSALFVAALLVATRGAGPLLASLRDPRRVGVFALSSLMLSANWMLYIWAVNSGHVVESSLGYFINPLFNVFLGRMVLGERLGRVQAVSVALAAVGVIWLTVRLGQVPWIALALAASFGLYGLLRKRAPLPSLQGLALETFLMLPVAAGVLLWCEASGIGHFGHVSLPENLLLAGAGVVTAVPLLMFAAAARRLTLTSLGLVQYISPTMQLLLGVLLFGEPFGGDRLAGFAFIWAGLLLYSGHSLLRFARRPAAA
- a CDS encoding MFS transporter — its product is MPFIVYLLAACIFSMTTSEFMVAGMMPSLAADFAVPLPDIGNLVSAFAASVVIGGPVLTVLLRRVARKTVLQILLLVFCVGQVIAATATGYPAMMASRVISGVAQSAFFGTAMALIAGRVGLERMGRASSVVLGGLMLSSVAGLPMATLIDQHVGWRANFWLVAALTFACGLAIGLSTPKDPAPGHEPLRRQLAALAGGPLWAAYASSALIIGAVFAAFTYFTPIFTTLSGFEPVSVPWLFAVYGVATVAGTAITGRFADRHTREVLTAGLVCLSAIFAIFALGAASRSLTLACVLVVGLAGLPMNPAMVTRVLRVADGSALVNAMHMAVINLGLMAGSYLGGMLIDRGLGLTAPLWLGSAIAMAGLASLWPLWRRRAATAA